TGATCCAAAAGCTTTGTGACCATTTTCTGCAATGTTTTCCTAGATTTGATGTATGTCTCGACTTCACTCGCCTGTTCAggatctcttcttctctttctccggGATGATGACTCGAGTTCCTGGATGCATTCCTTCATCTGTGAAAAAACATCTTTCACGTTCCCACAAACATCCAATAGCTTCAGAGATCCATCCAATAACACTTCCATTGAACTCCTATGGTTTTCATGGGGAAGAGCCTTCTGGGTTAGAGGCATCTGAAGCCGATCATCAATGCAGTC
The window above is part of the Eucalyptus grandis isolate ANBG69807.140 chromosome 6, ASM1654582v1, whole genome shotgun sequence genome. Proteins encoded here:
- the LOC104431950 gene encoding uncharacterized protein LOC104431950, which codes for MASSAPRKLGGLKDLYDCIDDRLQMPLTQKALPHENHRSSMEVLLDGSLKLLDVCGNVKDVFSQMKECIQELESSSRRKRRRDPEQASEVETYIKSRKTLQKMVTKLLDHVRKMERKNDLRKHSKPEATLSILREAEEISFQYLSPRCMCYQGQGKDRSLSVGL